In the Ramlibacter tataouinensis TTB310 genome, one interval contains:
- a CDS encoding hemolysin family protein: MEILVLIGLILLNGAFAMSEIALVTARKARLQRLADEGDSAAVAAMKLGEDPTRFLSTIQIGITSIGVLNGIVGEAALAAPLAQWLQSLAVPAPYSSYGATGLVVLTITYFSIVVGELVPKRLGQTHPEALARLVARPINWLALATQPFVRLLSISTRGLLRLLGARENQAAAVTEEEIHAVLAEGTTAGVIESNEHAMVRNLFRLDDRQIGSLMVPRADVLFLEVDGPFERHLERIEQSDHTRFPVVKGGPDQVLGVVNARQWFSRALRQGERELSAQPLEPALYVPETVTGLELLDNFRQSDLHMAFVIDEYGEVQGIVTLQDLVEAITGEFQPRNPETSWAVQRDDGSWLLDGHIPVPELKDRLLLGKVPEEERGRYQTLSGMLMLLMGRLPRVADHAEWEGWRFEVVDMDGKSIDKVLALRLPEAPVAAAGDS, encoded by the coding sequence ATGGAAATACTCGTACTCATAGGACTCATCCTTCTCAACGGCGCCTTCGCCATGTCGGAGATCGCCCTGGTCACGGCGCGCAAGGCGCGCCTGCAGCGCCTGGCGGACGAGGGCGACAGCGCCGCCGTCGCGGCAATGAAGCTGGGCGAGGACCCGACCCGCTTCCTGTCGACCATCCAGATCGGCATCACCTCCATCGGCGTGCTCAACGGCATCGTCGGCGAGGCCGCGCTGGCCGCGCCGCTGGCGCAGTGGCTGCAGTCCCTCGCGGTGCCGGCGCCCTACAGCAGCTACGGCGCCACCGGCCTGGTGGTGCTCACCATCACCTACTTCTCCATCGTGGTCGGCGAACTGGTGCCCAAGCGCCTCGGGCAGACGCATCCGGAAGCCCTGGCGCGCCTGGTGGCGCGGCCCATCAACTGGCTGGCGCTGGCGACCCAGCCGTTCGTGCGCCTGCTGTCGATCTCGACGCGGGGCCTGCTGCGCCTGCTGGGCGCCCGCGAGAACCAGGCCGCGGCGGTCACCGAGGAGGAGATCCATGCCGTGCTGGCCGAGGGCACGACCGCGGGCGTCATCGAGTCGAACGAGCATGCCATGGTGCGCAACCTGTTCCGGCTGGACGACCGCCAGATCGGCTCGCTGATGGTGCCGCGCGCCGACGTCTTGTTCCTGGAGGTGGACGGTCCGTTCGAGCGGCACCTGGAGCGCATCGAGCAGTCCGACCACACGCGGTTTCCGGTCGTCAAGGGCGGTCCGGACCAGGTGCTGGGCGTGGTGAACGCCCGCCAGTGGTTTTCGCGCGCGCTGCGCCAGGGCGAGCGCGAGCTGTCGGCGCAGCCGCTGGAGCCGGCGCTGTACGTGCCCGAGACGGTGACCGGCCTGGAACTGCTGGACAACTTCAGGCAGTCGGACCTGCACATGGCTTTTGTCATCGACGAGTACGGCGAGGTGCAGGGCATCGTCACCTTGCAGGACCTGGTGGAGGCGATCACCGGGGAGTTCCAGCCGCGCAACCCCGAGACCTCCTGGGCGGTGCAGCGCGACGACGGCTCCTGGCTGCTGGATGGCCATATCCCGGTGCCCGAGCTCAAGGACCGTCTTCTGCTGGGCAAGGTGCCGGAGGAGGAGCGGGGGCGTTACCAGACGCTCAGTGGCATGCTGATGCTGCTGATGGGCCGCCTGCCGCGCGTGGCCGACCATGCGGAATGGGAAGGCTGGCGCTTCGAGGTGGTCGACATGGATGGCAAGTCCATCGACAAGGTGCTGGCGCTGCGGTTGCCGGAAGCGCCCGTCGCCGCGGCCGGCGACTCGTGA
- a CDS encoding TRAP transporter substrate-binding protein — protein sequence MDRRSLIKNAGIAGVLAAGAAPAVHAQAAVRWRLASSFPKSLDTIFGSADTFSRTVRALSGGRFEVSVHAAGELMPAFGVVDAIQNGTIEMAQTAPYYFTGKDSIFAFGCAVPFGLTARQMDAWMEHGNGRKLMDAFYAKYNMRSFSAGNTGTQMGGWYRKEIKGPADLKGLKMRLGGGLFGEAMAKLGVVAQNMPAGEVYQALEKGTLDATEFVGPYDDEKLGFNKVAPFYYYPGWWEGGAELEFFVNNKAYEALSAENKAIVDAATQVAARDMTAKYDAMNPLALKRLVANKTQLKPFSKELMDAGYKASMEVFAEHEAKSPEFKKIHQDMRAFQRDQLLWERFSEYRFDSYMSSVKL from the coding sequence ATGGATCGCCGTTCCCTCATCAAGAACGCGGGCATCGCCGGCGTCCTCGCGGCCGGTGCCGCGCCCGCGGTGCATGCCCAGGCCGCCGTCCGCTGGCGCCTGGCCTCCAGCTTCCCCAAGTCGCTGGACACCATCTTCGGCAGCGCCGACACCTTCTCGCGCACGGTGCGCGCGCTGTCCGGCGGCAGGTTCGAGGTCTCGGTGCACGCCGCCGGCGAGCTGATGCCGGCCTTCGGCGTGGTCGACGCCATCCAGAACGGCACCATCGAGATGGCGCAGACCGCGCCCTACTACTTCACCGGCAAGGACTCCATCTTCGCCTTCGGCTGCGCCGTGCCCTTCGGCCTGACGGCCCGGCAGATGGACGCCTGGATGGAGCACGGCAACGGCCGCAAGCTGATGGACGCGTTCTACGCCAAGTACAACATGCGCAGCTTCAGCGCGGGCAACACCGGCACCCAGATGGGCGGCTGGTACCGCAAGGAGATCAAGGGCCCGGCCGACCTCAAGGGCCTGAAGATGCGCCTGGGCGGCGGCCTGTTCGGCGAGGCCATGGCCAAGCTGGGCGTGGTGGCGCAGAACATGCCCGCCGGCGAGGTGTACCAGGCGCTGGAAAAGGGCACGCTGGACGCCACCGAGTTCGTCGGCCCCTACGACGACGAGAAGCTGGGCTTCAACAAGGTGGCCCCGTTCTACTACTACCCCGGCTGGTGGGAAGGCGGCGCCGAGCTGGAGTTCTTCGTCAACAACAAGGCCTACGAGGCCCTGTCGGCCGAGAACAAGGCCATCGTCGACGCCGCCACCCAGGTGGCCGCGCGTGACATGACGGCCAAGTACGACGCCATGAACCCGCTGGCGCTCAAGCGCCTGGTCGCCAACAAGACGCAGCTCAAGCCGTTCTCCAAGGAACTCATGGACGCCGGCTACAAGGCCTCGATGGAGGTGTTCGCCGAGCACGAGGCCAAGTCGCCCGAGTTCAAGAAGATCCACCAGGACATGCGCGCCTTCCAGCGCGACCAGCTGCTGTGGGAGCGCTTCTCCGAGTACCGCTTCGACAGCTACATGAGCAGCGTCAAGCTGTAA
- a CDS encoding TRAP transporter small permease subunit, whose protein sequence is MQALLKLSRGVDWLNAQVGRWVIWLILASTVISGVNAIVRKAFNASSNAYLEVQWYLFAASFMLAAGYTLLQGEHVKIDVVSGRLSRRKQVWIDVIGFAFFLTPVCIAVLYYGIPFFLQGWRSGEVSANSGGLIRWPVYLMLPLGFALLLLQGLSELVKRIAFLRGLIEDPTLKKAEKSAEEQLAEEIRRQAERDARA, encoded by the coding sequence ATGCAGGCTTTGCTCAAGCTTTCGCGCGGCGTCGACTGGCTGAACGCCCAGGTCGGCCGGTGGGTGATCTGGCTGATCCTGGCCTCCACCGTCATCAGCGGCGTCAACGCCATCGTACGCAAGGCCTTCAACGCCAGCTCCAACGCCTACCTCGAGGTGCAGTGGTACCTGTTCGCGGCCTCGTTCATGCTGGCCGCCGGCTACACGCTGCTGCAGGGCGAGCACGTGAAGATCGACGTGGTCTCCGGCCGCCTGTCCAGGCGCAAGCAGGTCTGGATCGACGTGATCGGCTTCGCCTTCTTCCTCACGCCGGTGTGCATCGCGGTGCTGTACTACGGCATCCCGTTCTTCCTGCAGGGCTGGCGCTCCGGCGAGGTGTCCGCCAACTCCGGCGGCCTGATCCGCTGGCCGGTGTACCTGATGCTGCCGCTGGGCTTCGCGCTGCTGCTGCTGCAGGGCCTGTCGGAGCTGGTCAAGCGCATCGCCTTCCTGCGCGGCCTGATCGAGGACCCCACCCTCAAGAAGGCGGAGAAGTCGGCCGAGGAGCAACTGGCCGAAGAGATCCGCCGGCAGGCCGAGCGCGACGCCAGGGCCTGA
- a CDS encoding phospholipase D family protein — MALVSVLGACSSLPALEGQRSASQPIDTSGTRLARAIAPRAAAHPGLSGVLPLANALDAFAARVLLARSAERTLDVQYYLWNQDTSGLLLMGALREAADRGVRVRLLLDDMNTAGMDDLLAALHAHQNIEVRLFNPFAVRWPRAVGYLTDFRRLNRRMHNKSFTADGQATIVGGRNVGDEYFGATDGAAFVDLDVLAVGQVVPAVSADFERYWASGSSYPLHLLVRAPPPNGPAPVSDPPGSAAAAYLDAVRTSPFVSDLLQGRLALDWAPVRLVSDDPAKALGQGTATTLVEQLNRVIGNPARRLQLVSAYFVPGAAGTEALVAMSRRGVDVGVLTNSLAATDVPVVHAGYARRRKPLLEGGVKLYELRRQPRVIETPDGPSTPVLRASSASLHAKTFTVDGLHVFIGSFNFDPRSMHLNTEMGLVIASPALARQAEAAFGQAIQGRAYTVRLDEEGGLYWLDPVPGGQAVRHATEPGTSTWQRAAVRFLSLLPIEWLL; from the coding sequence ATGGCACTGGTCTCGGTGCTGGGCGCCTGCAGCAGCCTGCCGGCGCTGGAAGGACAGCGCAGCGCGTCGCAGCCCATAGACACCAGCGGCACGCGGCTGGCGCGGGCGATCGCGCCGCGCGCGGCCGCGCACCCGGGACTGTCGGGCGTGCTTCCGCTGGCGAACGCGCTGGACGCATTCGCCGCCCGCGTCCTGCTCGCGCGGTCGGCGGAACGCACGCTCGACGTCCAGTACTACCTCTGGAACCAGGACACGTCCGGCCTGCTGCTCATGGGCGCGCTGCGGGAAGCGGCGGACCGCGGCGTGCGCGTGCGGCTGCTGCTGGACGACATGAACACGGCGGGGATGGACGACCTCCTGGCGGCCCTGCACGCGCACCAGAACATCGAGGTCCGGCTGTTCAATCCTTTCGCGGTCCGCTGGCCGCGGGCCGTCGGCTACCTCACCGACTTCCGGCGCCTGAACCGGCGCATGCACAACAAGTCCTTCACCGCCGACGGGCAGGCCACCATCGTCGGCGGGCGCAACGTGGGGGACGAGTACTTCGGCGCCACCGACGGCGCCGCGTTCGTCGACCTGGACGTGCTGGCGGTCGGACAGGTGGTCCCGGCCGTTTCCGCGGACTTCGAGCGCTACTGGGCCAGCGGCTCCTCCTACCCCTTGCACCTCCTGGTGCGGGCGCCGCCGCCGAACGGGCCCGCACCCGTCTCGGACCCGCCCGGCAGCGCAGCCGCGGCGTACCTGGACGCCGTCCGCACGTCGCCGTTCGTCAGCGACCTCCTGCAGGGCCGCCTGGCCCTGGACTGGGCGCCGGTGCGCCTGGTCAGCGACGACCCGGCCAAGGCCCTGGGCCAAGGCACGGCCACCACCCTGGTGGAGCAGCTGAACCGCGTCATCGGCAACCCGGCGCGCCGCCTGCAGCTGGTCTCCGCCTACTTCGTGCCGGGCGCGGCGGGGACTGAGGCGCTGGTGGCCATGTCCCGGCGCGGGGTCGACGTGGGCGTGCTCACCAACTCGCTGGCGGCGACCGACGTCCCGGTCGTGCATGCCGGCTACGCCAGGCGGCGCAAGCCCCTGCTCGAGGGCGGCGTGAAGCTGTACGAGCTGCGCCGGCAGCCGCGCGTCATCGAAACGCCGGACGGACCGTCCACGCCGGTGCTGCGGGCCTCCAGCGCCAGCCTGCATGCCAAGACCTTCACGGTGGATGGCCTGCACGTCTTCATCGGTTCGTTCAATTTCGACCCGCGGTCCATGCACCTGAACACCGAGATGGGCCTGGTGATCGCCAGCCCCGCGCTGGCGCGCCAGGCCGAAGCGGCGTTCGGGCAGGCGATCCAAGGTCGCGCCTACACCGTCCGGCTGGACGAGGAGGGCGGGTTGTACTGGCTGGACCCGGTGCCCGGCGGCCAGGCGGTGCGGCACGCGACCGAGCCCGGCACCAGCACCTGGCAACGCGCCGCCGTCCGGTTCCTGTCGCTGCTGCCCATCGAGTGGCTGCTCTGA
- the ybaL gene encoding YbaL family putative K(+) efflux transporter yields MPHNVALISTIAGGLGLALILGFLAARMQLPALVGYLIAGVLIGPYTPGFVADTELAAQLAEIGVMLLMFGVGLHFSLDDLLAVRRIAIPGAVVQMAAATGMGVALALWWGWSAAAALVFGISLSVASTVVLLRALESLGLLESFNGRIAIGWLVVEDLAMVLVLVLLPPLATVLAGRGDGGDPAALWRTIGTTLFQVALFVVLMLVVGRRLFPWLLWQVQKVGSRELFTLCVVAAAVSIAYGATLLFGVSFALGAFFAGMVLRESQFSHRAAEETLPLRDAFAVLFFVSVGMLFDPRVLIEQPLHVLAVVGIIVLGKSAAAALLVLLLRYPLHTALTVSASLAQIGEFSFILIGLGASLQLMPPQAQSLVVAGALISIAINPFVFKAIQPLQRWLLARSELARRMEQRVDPLAELPMTTDEKYLSRQVVLVGYGRVGRHLAEALAASGVPFVVAEQNREIVERLRGQGIPAVFGDATQPEVLVQAHIARARMLVIATPDTLGVRQMAETARALNPGIELAVRSHNEDEARMLETEQFGKVFLGERELALSMTRHVLARCAA; encoded by the coding sequence ATGCCCCACAACGTCGCCCTCATCTCCACCATCGCCGGCGGCCTGGGCCTGGCCCTGATCCTGGGTTTCCTCGCGGCCCGCATGCAGCTGCCGGCGCTGGTGGGCTACCTGATCGCCGGCGTCCTCATCGGCCCCTACACACCGGGCTTCGTGGCCGACACCGAACTGGCCGCCCAGCTGGCCGAGATCGGCGTGATGCTGCTGATGTTCGGCGTGGGCCTGCATTTCTCGCTGGACGACCTGCTGGCGGTGCGCAGGATCGCCATCCCCGGCGCGGTGGTCCAGATGGCGGCGGCCACCGGCATGGGGGTGGCCCTGGCCCTGTGGTGGGGCTGGAGTGCCGCGGCCGCGCTGGTGTTCGGCATCTCGCTGTCGGTGGCCAGCACGGTGGTGCTGCTGCGGGCGCTGGAAAGCCTGGGCCTGCTGGAGAGCTTCAACGGCCGCATCGCCATCGGCTGGCTGGTGGTGGAGGACCTGGCCATGGTGCTGGTGCTGGTGCTGCTGCCGCCGCTGGCCACCGTGCTGGCCGGCCGCGGCGACGGCGGCGACCCCGCCGCGCTGTGGCGCACCATCGGCACCACGCTGTTCCAGGTGGCCTTGTTCGTGGTGCTGATGCTGGTGGTGGGCCGGCGCCTGTTCCCCTGGCTGCTGTGGCAGGTGCAGAAGGTGGGCTCGCGCGAGCTGTTCACGCTGTGCGTGGTGGCGGCCGCCGTGAGCATCGCCTACGGCGCCACCCTGCTGTTCGGCGTCTCGTTCGCGCTGGGCGCCTTCTTCGCCGGCATGGTGCTGCGCGAGTCGCAGTTCAGCCACCGGGCCGCGGAGGAGACGCTGCCGCTGCGCGACGCCTTCGCCGTGCTGTTCTTCGTCTCGGTGGGCATGCTGTTCGACCCGCGCGTGCTGATCGAGCAGCCGCTGCACGTGCTGGCGGTGGTTGGCATCATCGTGCTGGGCAAGTCGGCGGCGGCGGCGCTGCTGGTGCTGCTGCTGCGCTACCCGCTGCACACGGCGCTGACCGTGTCGGCCAGCCTGGCGCAGATCGGCGAGTTCTCCTTCATCCTGATCGGCCTGGGGGCCTCGCTGCAGCTGATGCCGCCGCAGGCGCAGAGCCTGGTGGTGGCCGGCGCGCTGATCTCCATCGCGATCAATCCCTTCGTCTTCAAGGCCATCCAGCCGCTGCAGCGCTGGCTGCTGGCGCGGTCCGAACTGGCGCGCCGGATGGAGCAGCGCGTCGACCCGCTGGCCGAGCTGCCCATGACCACCGACGAGAAATACCTCTCCCGGCAGGTGGTGCTGGTGGGCTACGGCCGCGTGGGGCGGCACCTGGCCGAGGCGCTGGCGGCCTCGGGCGTGCCGTTCGTGGTGGCCGAGCAGAACCGGGAGATCGTCGAGCGGCTGCGCGGGCAGGGCATCCCGGCCGTGTTCGGCGACGCCACCCAGCCGGAGGTGCTGGTCCAGGCCCATATCGCTCGGGCGCGCATGCTGGTCATCGCCACGCCCGACACGCTGGGCGTGCGCCAGATGGCCGAGACCGCCCGGGCGCTGAACCCCGGCATCGAGCTGGCGGTGCGCAGCCACAATGAGGACGAGGCCCGGATGCTGGAGACCGAGCAGTTCGGCAAGGTCTTCCTGGGCGAGCGCGAGCTGGCGCTGTCCATGACGCGGCACGTGCTGGCGCGCTGCGCGGCCTGA
- a CDS encoding SUMF1/EgtB/PvdO family nonheme iron enzyme, with protein MSSLADAGAIRHGDRDTLSLALMDARNRTLALLARFEQALDAEGLIVPEREELEPPAWLAGHIGWLAEYWIGRNPQRGRGEACPAGGLRLASVEPLADPWFDPALAPHALRWRTALPDLASVRAYLLNTLEGTLELLDKAAPHDDGLYFFRMALFHEDWRGEQLAAMAQALGLALPLGPAPPAPPREPLQLPAGRWRLGAQPGGFVRDVEKWAHEVDMPEFEIDAQPVGWAQYAEFVDDGGYDRAELWQPEGWAWLQALAQREGRRGPRYVEQIGAAGGAVLQAQFGQARRRPGAQPAMHVSWWEADAWARWAGRRLPTEVEWERAAATLASRGLRWGEVLEWTAGTLRPWPGFTPDAWTRHGPLEAQPLFGRARVQRGASFATPPRLRELRRRSFALPHRDDGFVGFRTCAP; from the coding sequence GTGTCATCCCTAGCCGACGCTGGCGCGATCCGCCACGGCGACCGCGACACGCTGTCGCTGGCGCTGATGGACGCGCGCAACCGCACGCTGGCCCTGCTGGCGCGCTTCGAGCAGGCCCTGGACGCCGAAGGCCTGATCGTGCCCGAGCGCGAGGAGCTGGAGCCGCCGGCCTGGCTGGCCGGCCACATCGGCTGGCTGGCCGAGTACTGGATAGGCCGCAACCCGCAGCGCGGGCGGGGCGAGGCCTGTCCGGCCGGCGGCCTGCGCCTGGCCTCGGTCGAACCGCTGGCCGACCCGTGGTTCGACCCGGCGCTGGCGCCCCACGCGCTGCGCTGGCGGACGGCGCTGCCCGACCTGGCGAGCGTGCGCGCCTACCTGCTGAACACCCTGGAGGGCACGCTGGAACTGCTGGACAAGGCCGCCCCTCACGATGACGGCCTGTACTTCTTCCGCATGGCGCTGTTCCACGAGGACTGGCGCGGCGAGCAGCTGGCCGCCATGGCCCAGGCGCTGGGGCTGGCGCTGCCGCTGGGGCCGGCGCCGCCGGCGCCGCCGCGCGAGCCGCTGCAGCTGCCGGCCGGCCGCTGGCGGCTCGGCGCACAGCCCGGCGGCTTCGTGCGCGATGTGGAGAAATGGGCGCACGAGGTCGACATGCCCGAGTTCGAGATCGACGCGCAGCCGGTGGGCTGGGCCCAGTACGCCGAGTTCGTCGACGACGGCGGCTACGACCGCGCCGAGCTGTGGCAGCCCGAGGGCTGGGCCTGGCTGCAGGCGCTGGCGCAGCGCGAAGGCCGGCGCGGGCCGCGCTACGTGGAGCAGATCGGCGCGGCCGGCGGCGCCGTGCTGCAGGCGCAGTTCGGCCAGGCGCGCCGCCGCCCCGGCGCCCAGCCGGCCATGCATGTGAGCTGGTGGGAGGCCGACGCCTGGGCGCGCTGGGCCGGCCGGCGCCTGCCCACCGAGGTGGAATGGGAGCGGGCGGCCGCCACCCTGGCAAGCCGCGGCCTGCGCTGGGGCGAGGTGCTGGAATGGACCGCCGGCACGCTGCGCCCCTGGCCCGGCTTCACGCCCGACGCCTGGACCCGGCACGGGCCGCTGGAGGCGCAGCCGCTGTTCGGCCGCGCCCGGGTGCAGCGCGGCGCCTCGTTCGCCACGCCGCCGCGCCTGCGCGAGCTGCGGCGGCGCAGCTTCGCGCTGCCGCACCGCGACGACGGCTTCGTCGGTTTTCGCACCTGCGCGCCATGA
- a CDS encoding undecaprenyl-diphosphate phosphatase: MTWIEAVVLGALQGLTEFLPISSSAHLRIVGPLLPSGSDPGAAFTAIVQIGSEAAVLLYFRHDLLRIARAWATSLRGGADHDRDAARLGWLILVGTLPIGVAGLALRDAIEGAMRHLLLTAATLILFGLLLGLADRLGRKSLTLQELRWRHGLVFGLAQALALVPGVSRSGGTITAGLLMGFTRETAARYSFLLAVPAVLASGLFQLLRHGTDATAVPPGPTALAALVAFGVGYAVIVGFLRVVAARSFMPFVVYRVLLGLLLVVLLGTGRLHPL, translated from the coding sequence ATGACCTGGATCGAAGCGGTGGTCCTGGGCGCGCTGCAAGGCCTCACCGAATTCCTGCCGATCTCCTCCAGTGCGCACCTGCGCATCGTCGGGCCCTTGCTGCCGTCCGGCTCCGACCCCGGCGCCGCTTTCACGGCCATCGTGCAGATCGGCAGCGAGGCCGCGGTGCTGCTGTACTTCCGGCATGACCTGCTGCGCATCGCCCGGGCCTGGGCGACGTCGCTGCGCGGCGGCGCCGACCATGACCGTGATGCGGCCCGCCTCGGCTGGCTGATCCTGGTTGGCACGCTGCCGATCGGAGTCGCCGGCCTTGCACTGCGCGACGCCATTGAAGGCGCCATGCGGCACCTGCTCCTGACGGCCGCCACCCTCATCCTGTTCGGCCTGCTGCTGGGCCTGGCCGACCGTCTGGGCCGCAAGTCGCTCACCTTGCAGGAACTGCGCTGGCGGCATGGGCTGGTGTTCGGCCTGGCCCAGGCGCTGGCCCTGGTGCCGGGCGTGTCGCGCTCGGGCGGCACCATCACCGCCGGGCTGCTGATGGGCTTCACGCGCGAGACGGCGGCCCGCTACTCCTTCCTGCTGGCCGTGCCCGCCGTGCTCGCCTCGGGCCTGTTCCAGCTGCTGCGCCATGGGACCGATGCCACGGCGGTGCCGCCCGGGCCCACGGCCCTGGCCGCGCTGGTCGCGTTCGGCGTCGGCTACGCCGTCATCGTCGGCTTCCTGCGCGTCGTGGCTGCCCGCAGCTTCATGCCCTTTGTCGTCTACCGCGTGCTGCTCGGGCTGCTGCTGGTCGTCCTGCTGGGCACCGGCCGGCTCCACCCGCTGTAG
- a CDS encoding TRAP transporter large permease has product MLQFIAQNMAPIMFVGLIVFLLFGFPVAFSLGACGLFFALVGFELGVLPESLLQAMPLRIFGIMQNETLLAIPFFTLMGLVLERSGMAEDLLDTVGQLFGPVRGGLALAVIFVGALLAATTGVVAASVISMGLISLPIMLRYGYDRRVASGVIAASGTLAQIIPPSLVLIVLADQLGRSVGDMYKGAFVPGLVLTALYAVYVILLAIFRPHQVPALPLEARTFREPNGSSGLPSLLVLTSVCTALAIYMGMRYTDLASWWSGREITTAATDEKIVVCTAAAVLLAFVVAVVNKLARLGLLSCMAERVTFVLIPPLFLIFLVLGTIFLGIATPTEGGAMGALGALGMALARRRLSFSLLKQALNTTTKLSCFVVFILIGATIFGLTFQGVDGPRWVEHLLSSLPGGQLGFLIVVNILIFLLAFFLDFFELSFIVVPLLAPVADKLGIDLVWFGVLLAVNMQTSFMHPPFGFALFYLRSVAPEKEYTDKVTGRRVAPVTTMQIYWGAVPFVLIQILMVALIIGFPGIVSREVEQKVDLDKVQIEMPAELPGFDAAPLTPPGTGAAPGAEPLSSPDEEQKRIDELFNNNKK; this is encoded by the coding sequence ATGCTGCAATTCATCGCGCAAAACATGGCCCCGATCATGTTCGTGGGCCTGATCGTCTTCCTGCTGTTCGGCTTCCCGGTGGCCTTCAGCCTCGGGGCCTGCGGCCTGTTCTTCGCCCTGGTCGGCTTCGAGCTGGGCGTGCTGCCCGAGTCGCTGCTGCAGGCCATGCCGCTGCGCATCTTCGGCATCATGCAGAACGAGACGCTGCTGGCCATCCCGTTCTTCACGCTCATGGGGCTGGTGCTGGAGCGCAGCGGCATGGCCGAGGACCTGCTGGACACCGTCGGCCAGCTGTTCGGCCCGGTGCGCGGCGGCCTGGCGCTGGCCGTGATCTTCGTGGGCGCGCTGCTGGCGGCCACCACCGGCGTGGTGGCCGCCTCGGTCATCTCCATGGGCCTGATCTCGCTGCCCATCATGCTGCGCTACGGCTACGACCGGCGCGTCGCCTCGGGCGTGATCGCCGCCTCCGGCACGCTGGCGCAGATCATCCCGCCCTCGCTGGTGCTGATCGTCCTGGCCGACCAGCTGGGCCGCAGCGTGGGCGACATGTACAAGGGCGCGTTCGTCCCCGGCCTGGTGCTCACCGCCCTGTACGCCGTCTACGTGATCCTGCTGGCCATCTTCCGGCCGCACCAGGTGCCGGCGCTGCCGCTGGAGGCGCGCACCTTCCGCGAGCCCAACGGCTCCAGCGGCCTGCCCTCGCTGCTGGTCCTGACCTCGGTGTGCACCGCGCTGGCCATCTACATGGGCATGCGCTACACCGACCTCGCCAGCTGGTGGAGCGGCCGCGAGATCACCACCGCGGCGACCGACGAGAAGATCGTGGTGTGCACCGCCGCCGCCGTGCTGCTGGCCTTCGTGGTGGCCGTGGTCAACAAGCTGGCGCGCCTGGGCCTGCTGTCGTGCATGGCCGAGCGCGTGACCTTCGTGCTGATCCCGCCGCTGTTCCTGATCTTCCTGGTGCTGGGCACCATCTTCCTGGGCATCGCCACGCCCACCGAGGGCGGCGCCATGGGCGCGCTCGGCGCGCTGGGGATGGCGCTGGCGCGCCGGCGCCTGAGCTTCTCGCTGCTCAAGCAGGCGCTCAACACCACCACCAAGCTGTCCTGCTTCGTGGTGTTCATCCTGATCGGCGCCACCATCTTCGGCCTGACGTTCCAAGGCGTGGACGGGCCGCGCTGGGTGGAGCACCTGCTGTCCAGCCTGCCGGGCGGCCAGCTGGGCTTCCTGATCGTGGTGAACATCCTGATCTTCCTGCTGGCCTTCTTCCTCGACTTCTTCGAGCTGTCGTTCATCGTGGTGCCGCTGCTGGCGCCGGTGGCCGACAAGCTGGGCATCGACCTGGTGTGGTTCGGCGTGCTGCTGGCGGTGAACATGCAAACCTCGTTCATGCACCCGCCGTTCGGCTTCGCGCTGTTCTACCTGCGCAGCGTGGCGCCCGAGAAGGAGTACACCGACAAGGTGACGGGCAGGCGCGTGGCGCCGGTGACCACCATGCAGATCTACTGGGGCGCCGTGCCCTTCGTGCTGATCCAGATCCTGATGGTGGCGCTGATCATCGGCTTCCCCGGCATCGTCTCGCGCGAGGTCGAGCAGAAGGTCGACCTGGACAAGGTGCAGATCGAGATGCCGGCCGAGCTGCCCGGCTTCGACGCGGCGCCGCTGACGCCGCCGGGCACCGGGGCCGCGCCCGGCGCGGAGCCGCTGTCCTCGCCCGACGAGGAGCAGAAGCGCATCGACGAGCTGTTCAACAACAACAAGAAGTGA